The following nucleotide sequence is from Deltaproteobacteria bacterium.
AAGGGAATCATCTGGCACTGGCAGGGATCAGGCAAATCTCTCACCATGCTTTTTGCCGCCGTCAAGCTCCGGCGGGAGGAAGAAAAACTGAAAAACCCCATTATCCTGGTGGTAACGGATCGCATAGACCTGGACGACCAGATCAGCAAGACCTTTCGCAATTGCCGCTTCCCCAATCCCATACAGATAAGGGAAAAAGGCGGCACCCACAGGAAACTTTACGAGCTGCTGAGTCAGGACGTTGGACAGACGATTTTGACCACGGTGCATCTGTTCCGGAAGCCTCCCGATAAACCCCTCTCTGAGGCGGAAAATATCATTGTCCTGACCGATGAAGCCCACCGTACCCAGTACGGCTTTTATGCTCTCAACCTCCGTCGCGCCCTGCCCAATGCCTCTTTCTTCGCTTTCACCGGCACCCCGCTCAGCAAGCGGGACCGCAATACCTACCGTCATTTCAGCCCGCCGGGGGAGCGTTATCTGGATGCCTACACAATTCATAATGCGGAAGAAGACCAGGAAATCGTACCAGTGCGTTACGCAAGCCGCCTGGCGAGACTACAGGTCGTCGGCAAATCCCTGGATCAGTTATTTGAAGACCTTTTTCAGGATAAAACAGAAGAAGAGAAGGCCATCCTCAAAAAGAAATACGGCACAGCGGCGACCATTGCCAGGGCTGACCGGCGGATTGAAGGCATCGCCCATGACATGGTGGAACATTTCAATGACAAGATCAGGCCGAACGGCTTCAAGGCGCAGATCGTGGCTGCGGACAGAGAGATGGCCATTCGCTATAAAGAAATAATGGATAAGCTGATCGGCCCTGAGCGATCCGAAATTGTCATCACCATAAACAATGGCGACCCAAAGGAATGGAAGGAAAAGTATAGGCGCACAAGGGAAGATGAGAAACAAATCAAGGAGGCCTTCAACGATCCGCGGAATCCGCTTCAGTTCCTGATTGTCTGCGATAAGCTGCTGACCGGTTTTGATGCCCCGGTTGAGCAGGTCATGTATCTGGATCAGAGGCTCAAGGAGCACACCCTGCTTCAGGCCGTGGCCCGGACGAATCGTACCTATCACCGGAAAGAATTCGGTCTCGTTGTTGACTATGTGGGAATCGGGCGGGAACTGGCCGAGGCGCTGGTCATCTTCGAGAAAGAAGACCTGGAAGGCATCTTCGGTGTGGACGACATCTCGCGAGAGCTTGCCAATTTAGATTACTGGCATAAAAAGACTCTCAGTTTCTTTGAGAAGATAGACCGCACCCGGGAAAAACCGGAAGATATTCTCCAGCAATGCATGGAGATTCTTAAGCCGAAAGATGTCCGGGCGGATTTCGACGCCGCATTTCTGAGCATGGCGAAGAGTATGGATTTCCTCATGCCGGACCCGAAGGCGGCGCCGTATTTAGCAGATTTTAAATTTTTCGGCACCATCCGAGAAGGCGCGAGAAACCTCTATCGCGATGAGCGCCTCAGTCTCATTGAGTGCAGCCGGAAGGTGGAAGCCCTTATCCATGCGCATATCGCCGAAACGGGAATGGAACAGATTTTAGAACCCATCAATATCACAGCCCCTGATTTCCGGGAAAAACTGGAAGTTAAGGGAAGTTCAAAAGCAAAGGCCAGCCATGTAGAATATGCCATCCGTCAGACCATCACAGAAAAAATTGCCACCGATCCTGCCTTCTACGGTTCTCTCAGAGACCGGCTGGAAAAACTGATAGAAGAAGACAGGAAAGAGCGGCAGGACGAGGCAAAATTACTCTTGGACCTTCTGGACATGAGCAGCCAGGAAAAACAACGAGAGGTTTATGCACACTCACTGGGTTTGCAAAATGTGAAGGAATTTTCTTTCTACGGTGTGCTTTCTCCATTCAGAGAATCCCTATTTTTAGCTTCTGAGAAAGAGCAGGCATCCTTTACCGGAGAGGTGATTGAGGCCATCAAGGCCAAGACGGTCATCGACTGGACGGAAAAAAATGATGTTCAAAGAGAAATGAGACGAGAGATCAAGAGCCTTTTGAGACAAAGGGGATTTCAGGAAGAGCAGGTAGAGCCTCTCACCGGCGAGATTATGAACCTGGCCAGGATTCACCTGAAAGAAACTTAAATATGAATATCATTCAATTTGGTAACAAGCAGATTAACTATGAAATCGTCCATAGTAGCCGGAAAAAGACCGTGGCTATCTATGTAGAACCAACAATTGTAACGGTCCGCGCACCGAAGCGGCTCAGTGGGGAAAAAATACGTTCACTCGTGGAGAAAAAGGCCCGATGGATTTTCGACAAGCAGGAGCGAATAATACGTGAGCGCAGGCTTCACCCCCCGAAGGAATTTGTAAGCGGTGAGTCATTTCCGTATTTGGGCAGGCAGTATCGCCTGAAAGTTCTTAGATCGGTCAACAGACTGAGTAATACATGCCACCTCATAAGCGGTCGTCTTCAAGTGGAGATCAGCAAAAACCTGCAAGAGAAAGATGCAGGAATGGCGGTAAAGGAATCTTTAATAGAGTGGTACCAGGAACATGCAAAAAAGAAGATTGATGAACGATTACCTCGCATTGCCCATCAACTGGGCAGATGGCCAGTTTCTATCCAGATCAAGGATCAGAAAACTCGCTGGGGCAGTTGCTCCCGTTCGGGTATTGTCCGCTTCAACTGGAAAATTATCATGGCATCTATTTCCGTTCTTGATTACATAATCACCCATGAACTCTGTCACCTCTTTTATCAAAATCATTCACCCGAATACTGGAAAAAAGTTCAGTCAATTATTCCGGACTACAGGAAAAAGCGTGATTGGTTAAGGGATCACGCCTTCATCATGGGCAATTTCGCCTAAATCATCCCCTATATTAAGCCGCACTCAAAGCACATGCCCCACCACCCGTACAATGTGTTATGCACAAGTACTGACAAACCCACATGATTATTGAAACATAAATCCCCAAGAAATAATACAACAATATGTTGTATCTATACTTGACATTAACCACTATATATTGTATTAGCTTGAAAAAGTGCTTCTTGGTTTAATCAAACCTATTATACAGAATGTGCAATCAGAAAGTTCAGATAGTTTTGCAGGCGCCGAGCGAAAAGCATATGGTAATTTTTAAGTCTGAAAAAGAGGAGACTATTGGATAGAAGGAGCTTTCTATTAAAAGGCGCCTCTCTGCTGGGAGGTTATCTTTTAGGTCTCAGCGGCTTCTCACACGTCTTCGCCTACGAGAAACGCACCGCCGGCTCTTCCCTGAACCCTTCCATTGCGCTGATTATCGATGATATCGGACACAGTGTATCCCAAACCAGACAGTTTTTGAAATTGAACATTCCCCTGACCTTTTCAATTCTTCCCCGGCTGAGATATTCCAATATTCTGGCTGAAAAAATTAATCATTACGGGCACGAGGTCATGCTTCACCAGCCCATGGAGCCTTCCGATCCGAGACTTGACCCGGGACCCGGAGCCCTTTATGTAGGAGACGGTCCGAAAAAGATAAACAGAATCATAGAAGAGAATATTGCCGGCTTGTCACTTGCGACAGGAATCAACAACCATATGGGCTCACGATTTACAGGATCACATGAAAAAATGACGGAAACCCTCAGGATTATTAAAGACAGCGGGCTGTTTTTTGTCGATAGCCGTACTTCCCTGCAATCACAGGGATACAAGATTGCCAGAACACTGCATATGCCTGCAGCGTACCGGCACTATTTTCTGGATACCATTCCCTTCGAACCGGCCATCCTTTTACAACTCCGCAAATTAAAACAATGTGCTCTGCACTACGGAACCGCCATCGGGATTGGCCATCCTTTCCCCCAAACAGCACGTGCTCTCAGATTCTTCATGGAGGAACACAAAAATGCAGAGGTTTCATTTGTTCATGTTTCAAAGGTTCTGAACAACTGAAAGAATCCTATCATGATGCCTTAGAATAATACTAAGAGAGCCTATTCAATAATTCAGTTTTTAGATAAGTCCTTTTCCTCCAGCCGTTCACTACTGATGTTCAATATCACGGAGAAGCACATAAACTTTGAACGATTTCTTATATCAACCCGAGTTCGATGAGTTTCTCGTTTGTCGGAATGCCGTCCCGGTTCCATTCCCGTAAATCGTAGAATGTATCAAGCATTGCATCCAAGTCTTTTTTCGAGCAGTACCTCCCTTTTGCCGGTCCATCCGGGATGGGCTGTGGCGTAATTTGGCCTGCCGTCGTGGTGACTGCCTCCCCTCGTGGAAGTGGAATAAGAAAGGGACATCCCTCGTAAGCCCCGTGCAGAATATCCCGCAACTTCAAGCCCTTTGCTTTGGACTAAACTAAACGAGGAAAGAATTGTTATCGTTAGCCGAATATGCTACTGAACATCATTAATAATAGATCAATCATCTAAGAGATAAAATGTAACACTCTCAGATAGAATTGCAACAACGGTGATCTTCTTCAGTTTTGGTTTCAATGAAGATCACTCCCGGAGGTTACCCCCAGTAAGCTTGTCCCCGCCGACGGCGGGGATACGAAGGGGTTGAAATGACAAGGATATTGCGAAATGAAGTACTGTTATGAGGTTAATGTCGAGTGAAACCTGTTATTGCCATCATCGGCAGGCCCAATGTCGGGAAATCGACGCTTTTTAATCGCCTGTCAGAGAAAAACAAGGCTATTGTCATTGACGAGCCGGGCGCCACGAGAGATCGGAACTATGTGGATTGCACATGGTATGATAAAGATTTCACACTGATCGATACGGGTGGATTTGAGCCGACATCTACAGATACAATTCTTACACAGATGCGAGAGCAGGCACATTTAGCCATTGAAGAGGCTGATATCATTATCTTTCTCATGGATGGCAGGGAAGGTTTAACACCATCCGACAGGGAAATCACAAATATCCTCAGAGAGTTTGAAAAACCGGTCTTCTTTGTTATCAACAAGATCGACGGTCCGAAGCACGAAAACCATATTTTTGAATTCTACGAACTGGGAATTGAAAAGGTTTACAGCATCTCCGCACAGCACGGCCTGGGAATTCACGAATTAATGGATGATGTAGCTCTCTCTCTTTCATCTCCCGCTGAAGAACATCTTCACGGGGAAAAGCGGATCAAAATAGCGGTGATCGGGAAACCGAATGTCGGAAAATCCTCGTTAGTGAACAAAATCCTCGGATATGAAAGAACCATCGTTAACCCTATACCGGGCACAACAAGAGACGCCATAGATACCCCCTTCGAGTTGAACGGTAAAAAATATCTGCTGGTCGACACGGCAGGCATCAGGCGAAAAAGCAGAGTAAGCCTTACTCTCGAAAAATACAGCATTGTCCAGGCTCTTAAAGCCATAAACCGCTGTGATATCGCTCTTCTTCTCATTGATGCCGAGGAAGGCATGACCGAACAGGATGCAAAAATTGCAGGGTTGACACTCGAAAGTGGGGTTGCCTGCGTCATTGTCGTCAATAAATGGGACGCCGTAAAGAAAGATAACGCCACGGTGGGAAATTATGTAAATAATATCAAAGATACGGTTAAATTTATGGACTATGCTCCTATCATCTTTGTGTCGGCACTCACCGGGCAGCGGGTATCCAAAATCTTTGACATCATTGAAACGGTTTTAAGCCAGTATACAAAACGTGTCAGCACCGCCGAACTTAATAGCGTTGTCAGAAAATTAGTCGAATTGACCCCCCCACCGCGCCACCAAAACAGATCAAATACCTTCAGCTATACGACTCAAGTAGCCGTCGCTCCACCCACGTTTGTTTTTTTTATCCGTGAACCCGGCGCCGTTCACTTTTCATACAGGCGCTTCCTGATCAACAGGATCAGAGAGGCATTCGGTTTTGATCAATCACCAATCAGGGTTATTTTCAGAAAGAAGAGCAGATCAAAGGAAGAATGACGGGGAAGATAGAGAAATTAAAAAGGGATCTTTATGAACGTAATGTCCCAAAAGATCCCTTTAGGTATCTCAATCACATGAAGAACCAGCGGGGAAGAAATCCCACAGTATGATCAGGCTCCGTCCAAGCCTGTATTTTCCTTCTTTCTGAACCAGGACACGGGGTCAGTCATATATTCTTCCGTGTCTTTGAGAGACACGTAGTGTTCGTGTTCAATATTAGCAAGAAGATTAAAGAACGCCTTTTCTTTTGGATCGGAGACTTCGTCGCGGAGTTTTGCATAATACTCCGCACCTTTACCCTCAAATTCGATCGCTGTACGGATTGCCTTTAGATCATCAGCATCGCCCTTCGCTGTCTTGGGCGCTTTTTGTGCCGCAATCTTCAGAACATTTTTAACAGTGGTATCTTTCACCTTCAGGGGAACGGTGTCGGGCCATTTCTTTTCCTTTTCCCAGTTCCCGTGGAGCTGTTTCAGCCTCTCGTGGTGCTCCAGTTCCTCTCCGGCTATCTGCTGAAACATTGCCTTCCCGACGGGATTCTTGGTTCTCTCAGCATTTTTTAAATAAAACTCATGTTCTTTCATCTCGTTGTTCAAGGCAACCTGTAGTGCATTCATCCGATCTTTCATAATCAGCCTCCTTCGTGATGTTTCCGTGATGTTCAAGTATTTTTCGTTAATCGATCTTCTCACTTATCTGTAAATATAATATCATGATCCCGGATTGTCAAGAAGACAGAAGACAAAAATGATTGCAGTAGTGAAGATATGGCGGCATACTGCATGTTCAACCATCTGCCTGGCGGAGTGTCGGTAACACTCTCCGTCCCTCGGAACGATGCCTGCATAGATGTACGCAGCCGTGATGAAAGATGCACAACACATTAGGAATCTGCCTTTGCCCCTGCCGTCGCGGGGGAAAGCTCCGGCAA
It contains:
- a CDS encoding HsdR family type I site-specific deoxyribonuclease, with translation MKPIFNEDTLSESPAIAQLKRMGYGYIHGDELDPELRDDCERASRREVVLVSRLKKTLAEINPRLTEESINKAVRRITHIHAENLIEANRTFHQDLVAGISINQDIGAKRQKLTVRYINFDDPKKNEFLAVNQFWVKGPKQTDRPDIVIFINGIPFVVIECKSPVAKQMGISEGIVQLQRYQEEIPNLFHTNQILIALNLFGAKYGTILSSAEFSHEWKAPGKEKFPNMAEHPSVQEMLKLDLIKKDDLSERPTQQEVLIAGILNKRNLLDIIQNFIVFEKEKAKTVKKVCRYQQFTAVNKILKRVTTEEEKKGIIWHWQGSGKSLTMLFAAVKLRREEEKLKNPIILVVTDRIDLDDQISKTFRNCRFPNPIQIREKGGTHRKLYELLSQDVGQTILTTVHLFRKPPDKPLSEAENIIVLTDEAHRTQYGFYALNLRRALPNASFFAFTGTPLSKRDRNTYRHFSPPGERYLDAYTIHNAEEDQEIVPVRYASRLARLQVVGKSLDQLFEDLFQDKTEEEKAILKKKYGTAATIARADRRIEGIAHDMVEHFNDKIRPNGFKAQIVAADREMAIRYKEIMDKLIGPERSEIVITINNGDPKEWKEKYRRTREDEKQIKEAFNDPRNPLQFLIVCDKLLTGFDAPVEQVMYLDQRLKEHTLLQAVARTNRTYHRKEFGLVVDYVGIGRELAEALVIFEKEDLEGIFGVDDISRELANLDYWHKKTLSFFEKIDRTREKPEDILQQCMEILKPKDVRADFDAAFLSMAKSMDFLMPDPKAAPYLADFKFFGTIREGARNLYRDERLSLIECSRKVEALIHAHIAETGMEQILEPINITAPDFREKLEVKGSSKAKASHVEYAIRQTITEKIATDPAFYGSLRDRLEKLIEEDRKERQDEAKLLLDLLDMSSQEKQREVYAHSLGLQNVKEFSFYGVLSPFRESLFLASEKEQASFTGEVIEAIKAKTVIDWTEKNDVQREMRREIKSLLRQRGFQEEQVEPLTGEIMNLARIHLKET
- a CDS encoding SprT family zinc-dependent metalloprotease, which produces MNIIQFGNKQINYEIVHSSRKKTVAIYVEPTIVTVRAPKRLSGEKIRSLVEKKARWIFDKQERIIRERRLHPPKEFVSGESFPYLGRQYRLKVLRSVNRLSNTCHLISGRLQVEISKNLQEKDAGMAVKESLIEWYQEHAKKKIDERLPRIAHQLGRWPVSIQIKDQKTRWGSCSRSGIVRFNWKIIMASISVLDYIITHELCHLFYQNHSPEYWKKVQSIIPDYRKKRDWLRDHAFIMGNFA
- a CDS encoding divergent polysaccharide deacetylase family protein, with the translated sequence MDRRSFLLKGASLLGGYLLGLSGFSHVFAYEKRTAGSSLNPSIALIIDDIGHSVSQTRQFLKLNIPLTFSILPRLRYSNILAEKINHYGHEVMLHQPMEPSDPRLDPGPGALYVGDGPKKINRIIEENIAGLSLATGINNHMGSRFTGSHEKMTETLRIIKDSGLFFVDSRTSLQSQGYKIARTLHMPAAYRHYFLDTIPFEPAILLQLRKLKQCALHYGTAIGIGHPFPQTARALRFFMEEHKNAEVSFVHVSKVLNN
- the der gene encoding ribosome biogenesis GTPase Der gives rise to the protein MKPVIAIIGRPNVGKSTLFNRLSEKNKAIVIDEPGATRDRNYVDCTWYDKDFTLIDTGGFEPTSTDTILTQMREQAHLAIEEADIIIFLMDGREGLTPSDREITNILREFEKPVFFVINKIDGPKHENHIFEFYELGIEKVYSISAQHGLGIHELMDDVALSLSSPAEEHLHGEKRIKIAVIGKPNVGKSSLVNKILGYERTIVNPIPGTTRDAIDTPFELNGKKYLLVDTAGIRRKSRVSLTLEKYSIVQALKAINRCDIALLLIDAEEGMTEQDAKIAGLTLESGVACVIVVNKWDAVKKDNATVGNYVNNIKDTVKFMDYAPIIFVSALTGQRVSKIFDIIETVLSQYTKRVSTAELNSVVRKLVELTPPPRHQNRSNTFSYTTQVAVAPPTFVFFIREPGAVHFSYRRFLINRIREAFGFDQSPIRVIFRKKSRSKEE
- a CDS encoding ferritin family protein, translated to MKDRMNALQVALNNEMKEHEFYLKNAERTKNPVGKAMFQQIAGEELEHHERLKQLHGNWEKEKKWPDTVPLKVKDTTVKNVLKIAAQKAPKTAKGDADDLKAIRTAIEFEGKGAEYYAKLRDEVSDPKEKAFFNLLANIEHEHYVSLKDTEEYMTDPVSWFRKKENTGLDGA